A region of Solanum dulcamara chromosome 7, daSolDulc1.2, whole genome shotgun sequence DNA encodes the following proteins:
- the LOC129896143 gene encoding SWI/SNF complex component SNF12 homolog gives MNNNNPVKNVSLGNSGPMQIPQSIPINHNQPATRHFSQSPAQRASHFPGHFQLSESRSHAQFQGQAQAFSHYITSGVNTNVGVSSPTPNTASGGARKVLHRPPSRTVGSSSHGQATASPLKTMELTPAVRRKKRKVSDKFIPDKVVASFPESALYSQLLEIEGRVDAVLCRKKIDMLESLKSPPRFQKTLRIYVFNTFANQTPTNPDSITAEPASWSLKIIGRILEGGPGPLASEREQKLGVSCPKFSSFFKKVTVYLDQSLYPDNHVILWDSSRSPALHEGFEIKRKGDKELTAIIRLEMNYMPEKFKLSPALQEVLGIEVETRARVLAALWYYIKTRKLQISHETSSFTCDPPLRKIFGEEKMKFSLVSQKINPHLTAPQPIHLEHRIKLSGSSPAGNTCYDVLVDVPFTLPKELSTFLSDLEKNKEIDAYDETISTAVKKIHEHQRRRAFFLGFSQSPTDFVNALVASQARDLKLVSDDSIRDSEMERRSEFYNQTWTEDAVVRYLNRNHASGADHSARK, from the exons ATGAATAACAATAATCCAGTCAAGAATGTTAGTTTAGGAAATTCTGGGCCAATGCAAATTCCTCAATCTATACCGATAAACCATAATCAACCAGCAACGCGTCACTTTTCCCAATCACCAGCACAACGTGCTTCCCACTTCCCTGGTCATTTTCAATTATCTGAATCACGCTCTCATGCCCAATTCCAAGGTCAAGCACAGGCCTTTAGCCATTACATCACTTCAGGGGTTAACACCAATGTTGGTGTCTCATCCCCTACACCCAATACAGCTTCTGGGGGTGCTAGAAAAGTGCTCCATAGACCACCTTCTCGTACCGTTGGTTCCTCTAGCCATGGCCAAGCAACTGCTTCACCTTTAAAGACCATGGAATTAACCCCTGCTGTGCGCAGGAAGAAGCGCAAAGTTTCTGATAAGTTTATACCTGATAAGGTGGTTGCGAGCTTCCCTGAGTCAGCACTTTACTCTCAGTTGCTTGAAATTGAGGGTCGCGTTGATGCTGTTCTTTGTAGAAAGAAGATTGACATGTTGGAATCCCTTAAGAGTCCTCCGCGTTTCCAAAAAACCCTTAGAATTTATGTATTCAACACTTTTGCGAATCAGACACCAACTAATCCTGATAGCATTACTGCTGAGCCAGCTTCATGGTCTCTTAAGATTATCGGGAGGATCTTGGAGGGTGGGCCGGGTCCTCTAGCATCTGAAAGGGAGCAGAAATTGGGTGTTTCTTGCCCAAAGTTTTCATCTTTCTTCAAGAAAGTAACAGTTTACTTGGATCAGAGTCTTTATCCTGATAACCATGTAATTTTGTGGGATAGTTCTCGATCACCAGCACTTCATGAGGGTTTTGAGATTAAGAGAAAAGGGGATAAGGAGCTTACTGCAATCATCAGACTGGAAATGAATTATATGCCTGAGAAATTTAAACTATCACCAGCTTTGCAAGAGGTTCTTGGTATTGAGGTTGAGACACGAGCTAGAGTTTTAGCTGCTCTATGGTACTACATAAAAACTAGAAAGCTACAGATATCCCATGAAACCTCCTCGTTCACTTGTGATCCTCCTCTGAGGAAGATTTTTGGAGAAGAAAAGATGAAATTTTCCCTGGTTTCCCAAAAGATCAATCCGCATCTGACTGCCCCTCAACCTATTCACTTGGAGCACAGGATTAAACTATCTGGTAGTAGCCCAGCTGGGAACACTTGTTATGATGTACTGGTTGATGTTCCCTTCACATTGCCGAAGGAATTGTCCACATTCTTATCTGATTTAGAGAAGAACAAGGAGATTGATGCATATGATGAAACTATTTCCACTGCTGTAAAGAAAATCCATGAACATCAGAGAAGGCGAGCTTTCTTCCTGGGATTTAGTCAGTCACCTACCGATTTTGTTAATGCATTAGTTGCATCTCAAGCCAGGGATCTTAAGCTTGTTTCTGATGATTCAATCCGTGATTCAGAAATGGAGAGACGTTCCGAATTCTACAATCAGACTTG GACTGAAGACGCCGTTGTCCGCTACTTAAACCGTAATCATGCTTCTGGTGCTGACCATTCTGCAAGAAAATAG
- the LOC129896643 gene encoding 60S ribosomal protein L17-2 yields MVKYSKEPDNPTKSCKSRGSSLRVHFKNTRETAHALRKMPLDKAKRYLEDVLAHKQAIPFTRFCRGVGRTAQAKNRHSNGQGRWPVKSAGFILDLLKNAESNAEVKGLDVDSLYISHIQVNQAQKQRRRTYRAHGRINPYMSHPCHIELVLSEKEESVKKEPETQLAPRKTKA; encoded by the exons ATG GTGAAGTATTCGAAGGAACCCGATAACCCCACCAAAT CTTGCAAATCCAGGGGTTCAAGTCTCCGAGTTCATTTCAAG AATACACGAGAGACAGCACATGCTCTTAGGAAGATGCCATTGGACAAGGCCAAGAGATATCTAGAGGATGTTCTTGCCCACAAACAAGCCATTCCCTTCACACGCTTTTGTCGTGGGGTTGGTCGTACTGCTCAGGCAAAGAATCGCCATTCAAATGGCCAAGGACGTTGGCCCGTCAAATCTGCAGGGTTTATTCTAGATTTACTCAAAAATGCTGAGAGCAATGCTGAG GTTAAAGGCTTGGATGTGGATTCACTTTACATATCTCACATCCAAGTAAATCAAGCACAAAAGCAGAGACGTCGCACGTACCGAGCACATGGAAGAATTAACC CCTATATGTCTCACCCCTGCCATATTGAGTTGGTATTGTCTGAGAAGGAAGAGTCCGTCAAGAAGGAG CCGGAGACTCAGTTGGCTCCTAGAAAGACAAAGGCGTGA
- the LOC129895217 gene encoding putative pentatricopeptide repeat-containing protein At5g59200, chloroplastic, protein MLGAAVTAALPPISPPYPNSNPVSLQNRKQLLFKLQKCKSIQHVTPIHAHIIKNGNPNDPFILFELLRVCSRCFSIEYASKIFRQTPDPNVFLYTAFIEVLVSSGAYSNGIKTYFQMIKDFILPDNYIIPLVLKACESALDFESGEQIHCQAVKLGLSSDRFVRVKLMELYGKCGGFNDAKRVFDEMPQRDIVASTVMISCYLDHGLVGKAMDEFRLVSTKDNVCWTAMIDGLVRNGEMNFALELFREMQMTGVKPNEVTIVCVLSACAQLGALELGKWVHSYVEKYNIEVNHIVGSALVNMYSRCGDIDEAASLFEDLKARDVTTYNSMIVGYALNGKSTEAIKIFQRMKHEGIKPTSITFSGVLNACSHGGLVDIGFDIFESMETEYGIERRIEHYGCMVDLLGRVGRLQEAYDFIQKGNIAPDNIIWGSLLSACRIHKNFELGERVAKILLEYGAADSGTYILLSNVYASRGKYKEAAQVRAKLREEGVQKEPGCSSIEVKNEIHEFLLGDIRHPEREAIYSKLKELNHILKEEDYAPATDAISQDIEEHEKRWALSIHSERLAICYGLISTKLCTTIRVVKNLRVCNDCHSVIKLLSKITRRKIVVRDRNRFHHFENGVCSCGDYWTNPGRQKLRSKSRSCNY, encoded by the exons ATGCTAGGCGCCGCCGTCACCGCGGCGTTACCACCTATTTCTCCGCCATACCCGAACTCAAATCCCGTCAGTCTCCAAAATCGAAAGCAGCTTCTCTTCAAGTTACAGAAATGCAAAAGCATTCAACACGTCACTCCAATTCATGCTCATATAATCAAGAACGGCAACCCCAATGACCCCTTTATTCTATTCGAGCTTCTTCGCGTTTGTTCCAGATGCTTCTCCATCGAATATGCTTCCAAGATTTTCCGACAAACCCCGGACCCGAATGTATTTCTCTACACTGCTTTTATTGAAGTGCTTGTGTCTTCAGGGGCTTACTCTAATGGAATTAAAACTTATTTTCAGATGATTAAGGATTTCATTTTACCTGATAATTATATAATCCCTTTGGTTCTTAAGGCATGTGAGTCTGCATTAGATTTTGAGAGCGGCGAACAAATCCATTGCCAGGCCGTGAAATTGGGATTGAGTTCGGACAGGTTCGTGAGGGTAAAGCTAATGGAACTTTATGGAAAATGCGGTGGGTTTAATGATGCCAAAAGGGTGTTTGATGAAATGCCTCAAAGAGATATTGTTGCCTCCACGGTTATGATATCGTGTTATCTTGATCATGGATTAGTGGGTAAGGCAATGGATGAATTTCGGCTGGTTTCTACTAAGGATAATGTTTGCTGGACAGCTATGATTGATGGGTTGGTTAGAAATGGTGAGATGAATTTTGCATTGGAGTTGTTCAGGGAAATGCAGATGACGGGTGTAAAGCCTAATGAAGTTACGATTGTTTGTGTTCTATCTGCTTGTGCGCAGTTGGGAGCACTAGAGCTCGGTAAATGGGTTCATTCGTATGTGGAGAAGTATAACATTGAAGTTAATCATATAGTTGGTTCAGCTTTGGTGAACATGTATTCAAGGTGTGGTGATATTGATGAGGCAGCTAGCCTTTTTGAAGACTTGAAAGCTAGAGATGTAACCACTTATAATTCTATGATTGTGGGATATGCATTGAATGGGAAGAGTACAGAGGCAATCAAAATATTCCAGAGAATGAAACATGAAGGAATTAAACCGACGAGTATTACCTTTTCTGGTGTTCTGAATGCGTGCAGTCATGGCGGGTTGGTGGACATTGGATTTGACATCTTTGAGAGTATGGAAACTGAATATGGAATTGAACGACGAATTGAACATTACGGATGTATGGTTGATCTTCTTGGTCGTGTAGGACGTCTTCAGGAGGCTTATGATTTTATACAAAAAGGCAATATTGCTCCAGACAATATAATTTGGGGATCGTTGTTAAGTGCTTGTAGAATCCATAAAAATTTCGAACTAGGTGAAAGGGTTGCTAAGATTCTACTGGAGTATGGTGCTGCTGATTCTGGAACATATATTCTTTTGTCTAATGTCTATGCTTCGCGGGGTAAATATAAGGAAGCAGCACAAGTGAGAGCAAAGTTGAGAGAAGAAGGTGTCCAAAAGGAACCAGGTTGCAGTTCGATTGAAGTGAAAAATGAGATTCATGAGTTTCTTTTGGGAGACATTAGGCACCCAGAAAGGGAAGCAATATACAGTAAATTGAAGGAGCTGAATCATATACTGAAAGAGGAAGATTATGCTCCCGCAACCGATGCCATCTCACAAGATATCGAAGAACACGAGAAAAGATGGGCCTTGAGCATACATAGCGAAAGACTTGCAATATGCTATGGCTTGATCTCAACCAAACTATGTACAACAATAAGAGTTGTAAAAAATCTTAGAGTTTGCAATGACTGCCATTCAGTTATTAAGCTATTATCGAAGATTACACGGAGAAAAATTGTTGTAAGAGATCGGAATAGGTTTCACCATTTTGAAAATGGTGTTTGTTCTTGTGGTGACTATTG GACTAATCCAGGCAGACAGAAGTTGAGAAGTAAGAGTAGAAGCTGTAACTACTGA